One Nitrososphaerota archaeon genomic window carries:
- a CDS encoding RNA-protein complex protein Nop10, translating into MGKLLRKCERCQTYTLSKTCSKCGSETVYPHPPKFSLEDKYATYRLIERYKNPKPAET; encoded by the coding sequence ATGGGTAAGCTTCTCCGTAAATGTGAGCGGTGCCAAACCTACACATTATCAAAGACCTGTAGCAAATGTGGAAGCGAAACCGTCTACCCTCATCCTCCAAAGTTCTCACTCGAAGATAAGTATGCTACATATAGGCTGATTGAGCGCTACAAGAACCCTAAACCAGCAGAAACCTAA
- a CDS encoding translation initiation factor IF-2 subunit alpha, with translation MEAARNLPEEGELVYATITNITPHGVYVTLDEYEGLKGFLHISEISSGWVRNISRYVQEKQKLVLKVIRVNKVRYEVDLSLRQVTDEERRAKMLQIKRFEKARNVFNTVKVRLNLNQEEEAKYEEAILREYDDLYEALEALVTKGVKAFEGLNLPPEYITALEQVAREKITPPTVSIKGVIEARSLSPDGIDIIKEALDVAEKVKSGGADVKITYLAASKYMITVTAENYKVAERTLDAAINKAKSILQKNDAFFSFSRS, from the coding sequence TTGGAAGCAGCGCGAAATCTGCCTGAAGAAGGAGAGCTAGTCTACGCTACCATAACCAACATAACGCCGCACGGTGTTTACGTAACTTTAGATGAATACGAGGGCTTAAAAGGTTTCCTGCATATTTCAGAGATATCATCAGGTTGGGTTAGGAATATCAGTAGATATGTGCAGGAGAAGCAGAAGCTGGTTCTTAAGGTGATAAGAGTAAACAAGGTTAGGTATGAAGTGGACCTTTCTTTAAGGCAGGTTACTGATGAAGAAAGAAGGGCTAAGATGCTTCAGATTAAACGGTTTGAGAAAGCCAGAAATGTGTTCAATACAGTCAAGGTGAGGCTTAACTTAAATCAAGAAGAGGAAGCAAAGTATGAGGAGGCTATACTCAGAGAATATGATGATCTATACGAAGCCTTAGAAGCCTTGGTCACTAAAGGGGTAAAGGCCTTTGAAGGGTTGAACTTACCTCCCGAATATATTACCGCCTTGGAGCAGGTTGCTAGAGAAAAGATAACACCTCCCACTGTCAGCATAAAGGGCGTTATTGAAGCTCGATCTTTGAGTCCTGATGGGATAGATATAATCAAAGAAGCGTTGGATGTGGCTGAGAAGGTTAAGAGCGGTGGGGCTGATGTGAAGATAACTTACCTTGCAGCGTCAAAATATATGATAACTGTTACAGCGGAAAACTATAAGGTGGCTGAGAGAACACTAGATGCGGCAATTAATAAAGCTAAGAGCATTCTTCAAAAGAACGACGCATTCTTCTCATTCAGCAGGAGTTGA